The Dehalococcoidales bacterium genome contains a region encoding:
- a CDS encoding HD domain-containing phosphohydrolase, with product MLKTTSKRLIRKIHTAGSCAGQKTETSKARLNLLENICQNILPVKQRMPVIATINEMTRYALNAAAATILCRDEENNAVINQFTDCPLGKQFIQVETVKELGIAGTVLQHPQPLLVKNVAQDARFSQCKDEVPGIVARSVICAPLIFRGAVIGVVEALNRLDGNDFNEQDLETLTGLANGHALTIANARANENLLYSYKRTVQKLVSLADSRETTESKHSIRVAKYALIGAGQLNLPPEEQETIEYGSILHDIGLLGVPASILKKREALTKEDWNAIRKHSVIGYNLLRGIPSLNEVGKLILYHHERYDGKGYPCGLKGETIPIGARLISVADAFDSMTVKHSYRAASSPKDAIRELGKYAGTQFCSTAVKAVCLGYIKTQSLAGITAKKETLTNEHWRTKPGDGKIWPITFGQSTHPAENE from the coding sequence ATGCTGAAAACAACCTCGAAGAGGTTGATACGGAAAATCCATACCGCCGGGTCTTGTGCCGGGCAAAAAACGGAAACCAGCAAGGCGCGACTCAACCTGCTGGAAAATATCTGCCAGAACATCCTGCCGGTCAAACAGCGGATGCCGGTCATCGCCACCATCAACGAGATGACCCGCTACGCCCTGAACGCTGCCGCCGCCACCATACTCTGCCGGGACGAGGAAAACAACGCCGTTATCAACCAGTTTACGGACTGTCCGCTGGGTAAACAGTTCATCCAGGTGGAGACGGTCAAAGAGCTGGGCATTGCCGGGACGGTATTACAGCATCCCCAGCCGCTGCTGGTCAAAAACGTAGCCCAGGACGCGCGTTTCAGCCAGTGCAAGGATGAAGTGCCCGGCATCGTGGCCAGGTCAGTGATTTGCGCGCCGCTGATTTTCCGGGGGGCGGTTATCGGGGTAGTGGAAGCGCTCAACCGCCTCGACGGGAACGACTTTAACGAACAGGACCTGGAGACGCTGACGGGGCTGGCCAACGGCCACGCTCTGACTATCGCCAACGCCCGGGCCAACGAAAACCTGCTCTATTCCTACAAGAGGACGGTGCAGAAGCTGGTATCCCTGGCCGATTCCCGGGAGACCACGGAAAGCAAGCACTCCATCCGGGTAGCCAAGTACGCCCTCATCGGCGCGGGACAGCTTAACCTCCCGCCGGAGGAGCAGGAGACCATCGAATACGGCTCCATCCTGCATGACATCGGCCTGCTCGGCGTGCCCGCCTCCATCCTGAAAAAACGCGAGGCGCTGACCAAGGAAGACTGGAACGCTATCCGCAAGCATTCGGTAATCGGCTACAACCTGCTCCGGGGCATACCGTCGCTGAACGAGGTGGGCAAGCTTATTCTCTACCACCACGAAAGATACGACGGCAAGGGCTATCCCTGCGGGCTCAAGGGAGAGACCATCCCCATCGGCGCGAGGCTGATTTCCGTGGCGGACGCCTTCGACAGCATGACGGTAAAACACTCCTACCGCGCCGCCTCCAGCCCTAAAGACGCCATACGGGAGCTGGGCAAATACGCCGGCACCCAGTTTTGCTCCACCGCCGTAAAAGCGGTGTGCCTGGGGTATATCAAGACCCAATCACTGGCCGGCATCACCGCCAAAAAAGAGACACTGACCAACGAACACTGGCGCACCAAGCCCGGCGACGGCAAAATCTGGCCGATAACGTTCGGGCAGAGTACCCACCCGGCAGAAAACGAATAG
- a CDS encoding CoA transferase, with the protein MASILEGIKVIDFTQVYSGPYCTLLLKDLGAEIIKVERPESGDLIRYDIPHTEGNEGGPFIILNRGKKSLTVDLKTEKGRNIVKKLIKGMDVLVENFSPGTMDKLGLSSKEICAENPNLIYASISAYGQTGPRRDYPGFDPVAQAMGGMTCVTGFPDNPTRCGVSIADFSSGFFTALSIVSALFHRQRTGEGQAIDISMQDCIWQMTSVEYAPYYWLNHQIPPRLGNGHAAMIPCNLYPTKDGQRVYINAGVLSQVHRLYTAIGREDLINTPLGANQNERFQHRQEIDDVIGGWAKTRTAQEITELLKNADVPCTRLPSFDEVCNDPHLLSRNMIIEVDQPVSGKVKVPGSLFKFSKTPGRIDYPAPYLGENNQEILAGMLGYTEEEINKLSDEHVI; encoded by the coding sequence ATGGCCAGCATTCTGGAAGGTATCAAGGTTATAGATTTCACCCAGGTATATTCCGGTCCGTACTGTACATTACTGCTGAAAGACCTTGGGGCGGAAATTATCAAGGTGGAAAGACCGGAGTCCGGCGACCTGATACGTTATGATATCCCTCACACCGAGGGCAACGAGGGCGGGCCGTTTATCATCCTGAACCGCGGCAAGAAAAGCCTGACCGTGGACTTAAAGACGGAAAAAGGCCGCAATATCGTAAAAAAGCTGATTAAGGGCATGGACGTCCTGGTGGAGAATTTCAGTCCCGGGACGATGGACAAACTGGGATTAAGCAGCAAAGAAATATGCGCGGAAAATCCCAACCTGATTTACGCCTCGATATCCGCTTACGGTCAGACCGGCCCGCGGCGCGATTACCCCGGGTTCGACCCGGTAGCCCAAGCGATGGGCGGCATGACCTGCGTTACCGGCTTCCCGGACAACCCCACCCGCTGCGGAGTTTCCATCGCGGATTTTTCTTCCGGGTTTTTTACCGCGCTCTCCATAGTATCCGCGCTATTCCACCGCCAGAGGACGGGGGAGGGACAGGCGATAGACATTTCCATGCAGGACTGCATCTGGCAGATGACCTCCGTAGAATACGCGCCGTATTACTGGCTGAACCATCAAATCCCGCCGCGGCTGGGCAACGGACATGCCGCCATGATTCCCTGCAACCTCTACCCCACCAAAGACGGACAACGGGTCTATATCAACGCCGGGGTGCTTTCCCAGGTGCACCGGCTCTATACGGCCATCGGGCGGGAAGATTTGATAAACACGCCGCTGGGCGCCAACCAGAACGAGCGCTTCCAGCACCGCCAGGAAATCGACGACGTCATCGGGGGCTGGGCAAAAACCAGGACGGCACAGGAAATAACCGAACTGCTGAAAAATGCCGACGTGCCCTGCACCAGGCTGCCGTCTTTCGACGAAGTCTGCAACGACCCGCACCTTTTAAGCCGGAACATGATTATCGAGGTGGACCAGCCGGTCTCCGGCAAAGTGAAAGTGCCCGGCTCCCTGTTCAAGTTCTCCAAGACGCCCGGGAGGATAGACTACCCCGCCCCGTACCTGGGGGAGAACAACCAGGAAATCCTGGCCGGGATGCTGGGGTACACGGAAGAGGAAATCAACAAGCTCTCCGACGAGCACGTGATTTAA
- a CDS encoding 4Fe-4S binding protein, translating into MPYKINTKKCLKCGLCVTECPEKAIVYDNKVTESDGLILYTTRIDPRKCTDCGTCVSFEWWCPAKAIGKA; encoded by the coding sequence ATGCCTTATAAAATCAATACCAAAAAGTGCCTCAAGTGCGGGCTTTGCGTCACGGAATGTCCGGAGAAAGCTATCGTTTACGATAATAAGGTAACGGAAAGCGACGGCCTCATCCTCTATACCACCCGCATCGACCCCCGGAAGTGCACGGACTGCGGAACCTGCGTTTCCTTCGAGTGGTGGTGCCCGGCCAAGGCCATCGGTAAGGCTTAA
- a CDS encoding ABC transporter ATP-binding protein has translation MRLTVNQAAYHYDPQETSGFRNISFSVQDGEVMSILGPNGCGKTTLLKCLNNLIKLGKGSIAVDDRDVARLSRAAIARSIGYVPQMHQPAFPFSVLDTVLVGRAPHLGMLESPKPEDVKIAEESLETMGIFNLRDKPYTQISGGERQLVIFARVLTQNPSLLLLDEPTSHLDFGNQIRLLNIVGRLARTGLPIIMTSHFPDHAFLVSSKVALMKQGEFIALGTPDGVITDSNLEKVYNIKVKVINVDTGVNRKICVPIGECSPATEIKTSSTQEAT, from the coding sequence ATGAGGCTGACGGTAAACCAGGCCGCTTATCATTATGACCCGCAGGAGACCAGCGGCTTCAGGAACATCAGCTTCTCCGTCCAGGACGGCGAGGTGATGTCCATTCTCGGCCCTAACGGCTGCGGCAAGACCACCCTATTGAAATGCCTCAACAACCTGATAAAGCTGGGCAAGGGCAGCATCGCGGTGGACGACCGGGACGTGGCGCGCCTGTCGCGTGCGGCGATAGCCCGGTCAATAGGCTACGTGCCGCAGATGCACCAGCCGGCGTTTCCCTTCAGCGTGCTGGACACGGTGCTGGTAGGCCGGGCACCGCACCTGGGCATGTTGGAATCGCCGAAGCCGGAGGACGTGAAAATCGCCGAGGAGTCGCTGGAGACCATGGGCATATTCAATCTGCGGGACAAGCCCTATACCCAGATCAGCGGCGGCGAGAGGCAGCTGGTCATCTTCGCCAGGGTGCTGACGCAGAACCCCTCATTGCTCCTGCTGGACGAGCCCACCTCCCACCTGGACTTCGGCAACCAGATAAGGCTGCTGAACATCGTGGGGCGGCTGGCGCGCACCGGGCTACCCATCATCATGACCTCCCACTTCCCAGACCACGCCTTCCTGGTATCCAGCAAGGTAGCGCTAATGAAGCAGGGCGAGTTCATCGCCCTGGGCACGCCGGACGGAGTGATTACGGACAGCAACCTGGAAAAGGTTTACAATATCAAGGTAAAGGTAATCAATGTCGATACCGGGGTGAACCGCAAGATATGCGTGCCAATCGGGGAATGCAGCCCGGCGACAGAAATAAAAACATCATCCACACAGGAGGCGACATGA
- a CDS encoding methyltransferase domain-containing protein: protein MDFNNIDWNEMWQEESGRSHFKDQMATKELWDRRADSFTKRINRVREGEPRDKDDYISKMIDHIEVKPEWTVLDIGCGPGTLAIPLAQQAKSVTGLDISTEMIKNLMANAGKAGLDNIQPLNVSWQDAFTGGRLEQHDVVVASRSMMAGNMKEGLASIINIARQAFYITFPVIHLPFDWEVYRVIGREKKKHPPYIYILNMLFQMGVNANLEILYSKVKVQFPSVEEAMHDLQWRTDPFTPEEQTKLRTFLEKIFAEQKDSLPFTHEGKSQWALVWWRKQI from the coding sequence ATGGACTTCAATAACATCGACTGGAATGAAATGTGGCAGGAAGAGTCCGGGCGTTCTCACTTTAAAGACCAGATGGCCACCAAGGAACTGTGGGACAGGCGCGCGGACAGCTTTACCAAAAGGATTAACCGCGTCAGGGAAGGCGAGCCGCGGGATAAAGACGACTATATCTCCAAGATGATCGACCACATAGAGGTGAAGCCGGAATGGACGGTGCTGGACATAGGCTGCGGGCCTGGCACCCTGGCTATCCCCCTGGCGCAGCAAGCAAAGAGCGTTACCGGGCTGGATATCTCCACGGAAATGATAAAAAACCTGATGGCCAACGCCGGGAAAGCCGGGCTGGACAATATCCAGCCGCTGAACGTATCCTGGCAGGACGCCTTCACCGGGGGGCGGCTGGAGCAACACGACGTGGTGGTGGCTTCCCGTTCCATGATGGCCGGGAATATGAAGGAGGGGCTGGCCAGCATCATTAACATCGCCCGGCAGGCCTTCTACATCACCTTCCCCGTTATCCACCTCCCCTTCGACTGGGAAGTGTACCGGGTGATAGGCCGGGAAAAGAAAAAGCACCCGCCTTACATCTACATCCTGAACATGCTTTTCCAGATGGGGGTGAATGCCAACCTGGAGATTCTCTATTCCAAGGTAAAGGTCCAGTTCCCCAGCGTGGAAGAGGCGATGCACGATTTGCAGTGGCGCACCGACCCGTTTACGCCCGAGGAACAAACCAAGCTGAGGACATTCCTGGAGAAGATATTCGCCGAGCAGAAGGACTCCCTGCCGTTTACCCACGAAGGAAAGTCACAGTGGGCGCTGGTATGGTGGCGGAAACAGATTTAG
- a CDS encoding heavy metal translocating P-type ATPase: MTENNDKTQQTTIRVTGMTCATCAATVEKTLAETEGVARARVNFASEKVTVAYDPDKVDLKKIENVISEAGYGIAVQKSIFPVSGMTCASCVARVEEALRSVPGVVSASVNLASEKATVEYLESTSVSDLRRAVKDAGYELGSEAETLEDVSAASSREIKKVRDRFIFAVVLAAAIMVLMWTPEFAGLKWVLWALATPVQFWAGLRFYKGAWGALKHRRADMNTLIAVGTSAAYLYSVVAVLFPSALTIGGKAPDLYFDTSAMIIALILLGRYLEASARGRTSDAIKKLIGLQPRTALVRRDGNEMEISVEDVQVGDLVLVRPGERVPVDGIVRQGSPALDESMVTGESLPVEKKEGDEVIGATINKTGSFQFAATRVGKDTTLARIVRLVEEAQGSKAPIQRLADVIAGYFVPAVIAIAVITFIIWYFTGPTPALTYAFLNFIAVLIIACPCALGLATPTAIMVGTGKGAENGILIRSAGALEKFYKVNTLLLDKTGTLTEGKPEVTDIIPTPPFTEDEVLRLAAAVEHDSEHPLAEAVVKKAGEKELQLAPTTKFQAIPGYGAEAVVEKKTLLLGNLALMQDQQVSLGKLEEQAAALWSDGKTVIFLAVNGEGAGLIALADTLKSNAMAVVAELRRLGIEVGMVTGDNRRAAESIAREAGITKVLAEVLPEHKAAEVRKLQDEGKIVAMVGDGINDAPALAQADIGIAIGTGTDVAMETGDITLISGDLSGVATAVSLSRRTMRTIKQNLFWAFAYNVVLIPVAAGVLYTAFHVSGVPSGLRWLLGDYGFLNPIMAAAAMAASSITVVSNSLRLRSFRPYKTEAITAGGNGMAIDPVCKMTVEEKTAAAVSDYKGKKYYFCAVGCKKAFDKDPEKYLKK; this comes from the coding sequence ATGACGGAAAATAACGACAAGACACAGCAGACCACCATCCGTGTTACCGGGATGACCTGTGCCACCTGCGCCGCCACCGTGGAAAAAACCTTGGCGGAGACCGAGGGCGTGGCCCGGGCCCGGGTAAACTTTGCTTCGGAAAAGGTCACCGTGGCCTACGACCCGGACAAGGTCGACCTGAAAAAAATAGAAAACGTTATCTCGGAGGCCGGCTACGGCATCGCCGTGCAGAAGTCCATCTTCCCGGTCAGCGGCATGACCTGCGCTTCCTGCGTGGCGCGGGTGGAAGAAGCGTTGAGAAGTGTGCCGGGCGTGGTTTCGGCCAGTGTCAACCTGGCGTCGGAGAAAGCCACCGTGGAGTATCTGGAAAGCACGTCCGTCTCTGACCTGCGCCGGGCGGTGAAAGACGCCGGCTATGAGCTGGGCTCGGAAGCGGAAACCCTGGAAGACGTTTCCGCCGCGTCCTCCCGCGAGATTAAAAAAGTCCGTGACCGGTTTATCTTTGCCGTAGTGCTGGCGGCGGCCATCATGGTGCTTATGTGGACGCCGGAGTTCGCCGGTCTGAAGTGGGTATTGTGGGCGTTGGCCACGCCGGTACAGTTCTGGGCTGGCCTGCGTTTTTATAAAGGAGCGTGGGGCGCGCTGAAACACCGCCGCGCGGACATGAACACCCTGATAGCGGTAGGCACCTCGGCGGCTTATCTTTACAGCGTGGTGGCGGTGCTTTTCCCGTCAGCGCTGACCATCGGCGGCAAAGCGCCGGATTTGTATTTTGACACCTCGGCGATGATTATCGCCCTGATTCTGCTTGGCCGTTATCTGGAAGCCAGTGCCAGGGGCAGGACGTCCGACGCTATCAAGAAACTCATCGGTTTGCAGCCGCGTACGGCGCTGGTGCGGCGCGACGGTAATGAAATGGAAATCTCCGTCGAGGACGTGCAGGTAGGCGACCTGGTGCTGGTGCGGCCCGGCGAAAGGGTCCCCGTGGACGGTATTGTCCGCCAGGGCAGCCCCGCCCTGGACGAGTCCATGGTCACCGGAGAAAGCCTGCCGGTGGAAAAGAAAGAGGGGGACGAGGTCATCGGGGCCACTATCAACAAAACGGGCAGCTTCCAGTTTGCGGCCACGCGGGTGGGCAAGGACACCACCCTGGCGCGCATCGTGCGGCTGGTGGAAGAAGCCCAGGGCAGTAAAGCGCCCATCCAGCGGCTGGCGGATGTTATCGCCGGCTATTTCGTGCCGGCGGTTATCGCTATCGCGGTTATTACCTTTATCATCTGGTATTTTACCGGCCCCACCCCGGCTTTGACCTACGCTTTCCTTAATTTCATCGCCGTCCTCATTATTGCCTGCCCCTGCGCCCTGGGGCTGGCTACTCCCACTGCCATTATGGTGGGGACGGGTAAGGGGGCGGAAAACGGCATTCTCATCCGCAGCGCCGGCGCCCTGGAGAAATTTTACAAGGTAAATACCCTGCTGTTGGACAAGACCGGCACGCTGACCGAGGGCAAGCCGGAGGTGACGGACATTATCCCCACCCCGCCTTTCACCGAGGATGAAGTCCTTAGGCTGGCGGCGGCGGTGGAGCACGATTCCGAGCACCCGCTGGCGGAAGCGGTGGTGAAAAAAGCGGGGGAAAAGGAATTACAATTAGCCCCCACCACCAAATTCCAGGCTATTCCGGGTTACGGGGCGGAGGCGGTGGTGGAGAAAAAGACATTATTATTAGGTAATCTAGCCCTGATGCAGGACCAGCAGGTATCTTTAGGCAAACTGGAAGAACAGGCCGCCGCGCTCTGGAGCGACGGCAAAACGGTCATATTTCTGGCGGTGAATGGTGAAGGAGCGGGACTGATTGCGCTGGCGGACACGCTTAAATCTAACGCCATGGCGGTGGTTGCCGAGCTGCGCCGCCTGGGTATCGAGGTGGGTATGGTCACCGGCGATAACCGCCGCGCCGCCGAGTCTATCGCCCGGGAGGCGGGTATTACTAAAGTGCTGGCGGAGGTCCTGCCGGAGCACAAGGCGGCGGAGGTCAGGAAGCTCCAGGACGAGGGCAAAATCGTGGCGATGGTGGGTGACGGCATTAACGATGCCCCGGCCCTGGCCCAGGCGGATATCGGCATCGCTATCGGCACCGGCACGGATGTCGCTATGGAGACCGGGGACATTACCCTGATTAGCGGGGATTTGAGCGGCGTGGCTACCGCCGTTTCCCTGAGCCGCCGCACTATGCGGACCATCAAGCAGAACCTGTTCTGGGCTTTCGCCTATAACGTTGTCCTGATTCCGGTGGCGGCGGGGGTGCTTTATACCGCTTTTCACGTCTCCGGCGTGCCGTCCGGGCTGCGGTGGCTCCTGGGCGACTACGGATTTCTCAATCCCATCATGGCGGCGGCGGCCATGGCGGCTAGCTCTATTACGGTGGTTTCCAACTCCCTGCGCTTGCGGAGTTTCAGACCTTATAAAACAGAAGCGATAACTGCGGGAGGTAATGGTATGGCAATCGACCCGGTATGCAAAATGACGGTGGAAGAAAAGACGGCGGCGGCCGTGTCCGACTACAAAGGCAAGAAATACTACTTCTGCGCCGTGGGTTGCAAGAAAGCCTTTGATAAAGACCCGGAAAAGTACCTGAAAAAGTAA
- the hemW gene encoding radical SAM family heme chaperone HemW → MPVTALLSGHFCYNKIVSGEIALYIHVPFCCRKCRYCSFVSYAGRGVDMPLYLRALAAEMKQRAGGERVRTIYLGGGTPSLLPADAIGGVLSLVDTLFTVDKDAEISMEANPGTVDGAYLATVRRLGINRLSLGVQSFSDAELTLLGRIHTAAQAVEAVRLARDAGFANINLDLIYGLPGQALADWRRSLEAALALAPEHLSLYALTLDEDTPLFREIQEGRLPEIDPDLAAEQYELAEDLLSADGYDHYEISNWARPGRACRHNLVYWNNEPYLGVGVAAHSCLDGRRFANDVSLDGYLQAFSGHALPTSALDEEITPALELAESAILGLRLGQGLDLASLRRRFGVDVVSLYREPIAEMTAAGLLERYDGRLRLTRRGRLLSNEVFWRLLPD, encoded by the coding sequence TTGCCTGTAACCGCTCTACTTTCCGGTCACTTCTGCTATAATAAAATCGTGTCCGGTGAAATAGCGCTGTATATCCACGTTCCATTTTGCTGCCGCAAGTGCCGCTACTGCTCCTTTGTCTCTTATGCCGGCCGCGGGGTTGATATGCCGTTATACCTGCGAGCCCTGGCCGCTGAGATGAAACAGCGGGCCGGTGGTGAACGCGTCCGCACTATCTACCTGGGCGGCGGCACGCCCAGCCTGCTGCCCGCGGACGCTATCGGTGGGGTTCTCTCTTTAGTCGATACGTTATTTACCGTGGATAAAGACGCCGAGATATCCATGGAAGCTAACCCGGGCACGGTGGACGGGGCGTATCTCGCGACTGTCCGGCGACTGGGCATAAACAGGTTGAGCCTCGGCGTCCAGAGCTTTAGCGATGCCGAGCTGACGCTGCTGGGGCGCATTCACACGGCGGCGCAGGCTGTGGAGGCGGTGCGCTTGGCCCGGGACGCCGGGTTTGCCAATATTAACCTCGACCTTATTTACGGGCTGCCCGGCCAGGCTTTGGCGGACTGGCGTCGTTCGCTGGAGGCGGCTTTAGCCCTGGCGCCGGAACACCTTTCCCTCTACGCCCTGACGTTGGATGAGGATACACCGCTGTTCAGGGAGATACAGGAAGGCCGTCTGCCGGAAATTGACCCTGACCTTGCCGCTGAACAGTATGAGCTGGCGGAAGACTTGCTTTCGGCTGACGGCTATGACCATTATGAGATTTCCAACTGGGCGCGGCCGGGCCGGGCCTGCCGCCATAACCTTGTTTACTGGAATAATGAACCTTACCTTGGCGTTGGAGTAGCGGCTCATTCGTGCCTGGACGGTCGCCGCTTTGCCAATGACGTCAGCCTGGACGGCTATTTACAGGCCTTTTCCGGGCACGCCTTGCCGACCTCCGCCCTGGATGAAGAGATTACCCCCGCTCTGGAGCTTGCCGAGTCCGCTATCCTCGGCCTGCGCCTGGGGCAGGGCCTGGACCTGGCCAGCCTGCGGCGCCGCTTCGGCGTGGATGTGGTGTCCCTCTACCGGGAGCCGATAGCGGAGATGACCGCCGCCGGCCTGCTGGAGCGTTACGATGGGCGCCTCCGCCTCACCCGCCGCGGCCGCCTCCTGAGCAACGAAGTTTTCTGGCGTTTGTTGCCGGATTAA
- the lepA gene encoding translation elongation factor 4 gives MEQALTRNFCIIAHIDHGKSTLADRLIELTGTLRHEEIGEQVMDSMELERERGITIKAKAIRLSYKAADGKTYRLNLVDTPGHVDFSYEVSRTLVACEGAVLVIDATQGIQSQTLSNTYLAMEHNLEVIPVINKIDLQGSEPDRVMAEIESVLGYKAADVLLMSAKTGQGVPPLLESIVHLIPPPRGEAASPLRALIFDSRYDAYKGVIAYLRVVDGRVVKGDRLRLMSNGTEIEVLEVGYFAPQPVPTDELSAGDVGYIATGLKSVVECRVGDTVTGVHSEVSGPLIGYHPPKPMVFAGIYTTQAEEFKELREAIEKLNLNDASLTYEPESSPVLGYGFRCGFLGLLHLDIVRERLEREFGLSLVVTAPGVTFNITKTGGQVITINNPDDFPDPSQIEKIEEPWVKISIITPSSFIGALMELLAESEGVYKHTEYLGMNQSVGELGQRVRLEYEMPLRCMLTVFYDQMKSRSRGYASLDYEFIGFREGELVKLDVLVNEVPVDAFSRIIPPGKAQEVGRALVNKLRQVIPRQLFKVPIQAAVGSRIVARQDVAAVRKDVLAKCYGGDITRKRKLLEKQKEGKKKMKQIGRVEVPKEAFLDVLKIG, from the coding sequence ATGGAACAGGCGCTGACCCGTAACTTTTGTATTATCGCCCATATCGACCACGGTAAATCCACCCTGGCCGACCGTCTTATCGAGCTGACCGGCACCCTGCGCCATGAGGAAATCGGCGAGCAGGTGATGGACAGCATGGAGCTGGAGCGCGAGCGCGGCATCACCATCAAGGCCAAGGCCATCCGCCTGAGCTATAAAGCCGCCGACGGTAAAACCTACCGTCTCAACCTGGTGGACACCCCCGGCCACGTGGACTTTTCCTATGAGGTTTCGCGGACGCTGGTGGCCTGCGAGGGCGCCGTGCTGGTCATTGACGCCACCCAGGGCATCCAGTCCCAGACGCTTTCCAATACCTACCTGGCTATGGAGCATAACCTGGAGGTTATCCCCGTCATCAACAAGATTGATTTGCAGGGCAGCGAGCCTGACCGCGTCATGGCGGAGATAGAAAGCGTGCTCGGCTATAAAGCGGCGGACGTGCTGCTGATGAGCGCTAAGACGGGCCAGGGCGTGCCCCCTTTGCTGGAGTCTATCGTCCACCTTATCCCCCCGCCCCGCGGCGAAGCCGCTAGTCCTCTCCGCGCGTTGATCTTCGATTCGCGTTATGACGCTTACAAGGGAGTAATCGCCTACCTGCGCGTGGTGGACGGGCGCGTTGTAAAAGGCGATCGCCTGCGCCTGATGAGCAACGGCACGGAGATAGAGGTGCTGGAGGTGGGCTATTTTGCCCCGCAGCCCGTCCCCACGGATGAGCTGTCCGCCGGGGACGTGGGCTATATCGCCACCGGTTTGAAAAGCGTGGTGGAGTGCCGCGTCGGGGATACCGTCACCGGAGTGCATAGTGAGGTGTCCGGGCCGCTGATAGGCTACCACCCCCCCAAGCCGATGGTCTTTGCCGGCATCTATACCACCCAGGCGGAGGAGTTTAAGGAGCTCCGTGAGGCCATTGAAAAGCTCAACCTCAACGATGCCTCCCTCACCTACGAGCCGGAGTCCAGCCCGGTGCTGGGTTACGGTTTCCGCTGCGGCTTTCTCGGCCTGCTGCATCTGGACATCGTGCGGGAGCGCCTGGAGCGTGAGTTCGGCCTCTCTCTGGTGGTTACCGCCCCCGGCGTCACCTTCAATATCACCAAAACCGGCGGCCAGGTGATAACCATCAATAACCCGGATGACTTCCCTGACCCGTCCCAGATTGAGAAGATAGAAGAGCCCTGGGTAAAAATTTCCATTATCACCCCGTCCAGCTTCATCGGTGCCCTGATGGAGCTTTTAGCGGAGTCCGAGGGGGTCTATAAGCACACGGAGTATTTGGGCATGAACCAGTCGGTGGGCGAGCTTGGCCAGCGCGTCCGCCTGGAGTATGAAATGCCTTTACGCTGTATGTTGACCGTGTTCTATGACCAGATGAAAAGCCGCAGTCGCGGCTATGCCTCCCTGGACTATGAGTTCATCGGTTTCCGGGAAGGCGAACTGGTCAAGCTGGATGTCCTCGTCAATGAAGTCCCCGTGGACGCTTTCAGCCGCATCATCCCCCCGGGAAAGGCCCAGGAGGTGGGCCGCGCTCTGGTGAACAAGCTGCGGCAGGTCATCCCCCGCCAGCTTTTCAAAGTCCCTATCCAGGCCGCTGTCGGCAGCCGCATCGTGGCCCGCCAGGATGTCGCCGCCGTGCGCAAGGACGTCCTGGCCAAGTGCTACGGCGGTGATATCACCCGCAAGCGCAAGCTGCTGGAAAAGCAGAAAGAGGGCAAGAAGAAGATGAAGCAGATTGGCCGCGTCGAGGTGCCCAAGGAAGCCTTCCTGGATGTCCTCAAGATCGGCTAG
- a CDS encoding FmdE family protein, giving the protein MSEFDIFLKKAGDFHGHICAGIALGTRISLAAMRELGLTAGVKTKSLIVYTEIDRCMTDAVQMVTGCSLGRRSLKHMDYGKFAATFVNLDTGRAVRGTVKETFSNEDTIEETLKKLAGMPDSELVTLQEVTVDIPETDRPGLPVTKAECATCGERIMDGREVKKGGKTLCRACAGASYYREVKK; this is encoded by the coding sequence ATGAGCGAATTCGATATTTTCCTCAAGAAAGCGGGGGACTTCCACGGGCATATCTGCGCCGGCATCGCCCTGGGGACGAGGATATCCCTGGCGGCCATGCGGGAGCTGGGACTGACGGCGGGGGTAAAAACCAAGAGCCTTATCGTTTACACGGAGATAGACCGCTGCATGACGGACGCCGTCCAGATGGTTACCGGCTGCTCCCTGGGGCGCCGATCTTTGAAGCACATGGACTACGGCAAATTCGCCGCCACCTTCGTCAACCTGGATACGGGGCGGGCGGTGCGGGGCACGGTGAAAGAGACCTTCAGCAACGAGGACACCATAGAAGAAACGCTGAAAAAACTGGCCGGGATGCCGGACAGCGAGCTGGTGACGCTACAGGAAGTGACGGTGGACATACCGGAGACGGACAGACCGGGTCTGCCGGTGACCAAAGCCGAGTGCGCCACCTGCGGGGAGAGAATCATGGACGGGCGGGAGGTAAAGAAGGGGGGCAAAACACTTTGCCGCGCCTGCGCCGGCGCAAGCTACTACCGCGAAGTAAAAAAATAA